CACGGGGCCAACCGCACGGGGCGGATGTTCACCGGGGACCGCTCCGGCGACTTCCTCTACGCGGGGCTTCAGCGCGCGGGCTTCGCGAACCAGGGGCACAGCGAGCACCGGAATGACGGGCTGAAGCTGACGGACGCCTTCATCGTCGCCGCCGGCCGGTGCGCGCCGCCGGACAACAAGCCGCTGCCGGAGGAGCTGGCCCGCTGCGCGCCGTTCCTGGACCGGGAGATGGCGCTGTTGCCCGGACGGGTGCTGCTCGCCCTGGGGGCCATCGGGTGGAACGCCGCGCTGGCGTCCGCCGCCCGCACGGGCGGTCCGCTCCCCACGCCCCGTCCCGCCTTCGGCCATGGCGCCGAGTTCCGGCTGCCGGACGGCCGGTGGCTGGTGGGCAGCTACCACGTCAGCCAGCAGAACACCCAGACGGGGAGGCTCACCCCCGCCATGTTCGACGCGGTGATGAAACGCGTCCGCGCGTTGTTGGAGTCGTGAGCATGGGGAAGATCAGGGCCCCTGCTCATGTTCCTTGACAGGTGCGGGAGCCCGCTGTTATTCCCCGCGCCCATCCGCACGACGGGTCGTTAGCTCAGCGGTAGAGCACTACCTTGACACGGTAGGGGTCAGTGGTTCGATCCCACTACGACCCATCATCAGTAAGTGATCCATCTCGCGGGCGGCCGGCTTTCTCAAAAGCCTGCCGCCCGCGGTTTTTTCCAGCGCAGAGGTTTATCCGCCATGTCCGAATCCATCACGGTGACGCTCCCCGACGGCAGCCAGAAGCAGACCGCCCGGGGCACGACCATCGCGGACTTCGTGAAGGGCAGCATCGGCGTGGGGCTCGCGAAGGCGGCCCTGTTCGCCCGGGTCAACGGCCAGGACATGGACCTGGCCCGCACGCTCGACGAGGACGCGAAGCTGCAGATCTTCACGTCCAAGAGCCCGGAAGGCCTGGACCTCATCCGCCATGACGCCGCGCACGTGGTGGCCAGCGCCGTGCAGAAGCTGTTCCCCGGCACGCAGGTGACCATCGGTCCCGCGACGGAAGAAGGGTTCTATTACGACTTCTTCCGCGAGAAGCCCTTCACGCCGGAGGAGCTGGAGAAGATCGAAGCGGCCGCCAACGCGGAGCTCAAGCAGGACATGCCGTTCGTCCGCACCGAGATCTCCATGGAGGACGCCATCAAGCTCTTCGAGGAGAAGGGCGAGAAGTTCAAGGTGGAGATCGTCAAGGACATCGCCGCCAAGGGCGCCAAGACGCTCACGCTCTACACGCACGGCGACTGGGTGGACTTCTGCCTGGGGCCCCACGCGCCCAGCACCGGGAAGATCGGCGTCATCAAGATCCTCTCCTCCAGCGGCGCGTACTGGCGCGGCGACCACCGCAACCCCATGCTCCAGCGCGTGTACGGCACGGCCTTCTTCGACAAGAAGGCCCTGGACGCCTACCTCACGCGCATCGAAGAGGCCCGCAAGCGCGACCACCGCAAGCTGGGCAAGGAGCTGGACCTCTTCCACTTCCACCCGTACTCGCCGGGCGCCGCCTTCTGGACGCCCAAGGGCACCGCGCTCTACCAGACGCTGTCGGACTGGATGCGCTCGCTCACGGCCGGTGACGGCTACGTGGAGATCAAGACGCCCCTGATGTTCAACAAGGGCCTCTGGGAGACGAGCGGCCACTGGGGCAAGTACAAGGAGAACATGTTCCTGGTGCTCGACAGCGAGTCCGGCGAGCACGACTTCTCCCTCAAGCCGATGAACTGCCCGTCGCACCACCTGTTCTACGGCTTCAAGAAGCACAGCTACCGCGACCTGCCCCTGCGCCTGCACACCCAGGACGTGCTCCACCGCAACGAGGCGGCCGGCTCCCTGGGCGGCCTCACCCGCGTGCGCCAGTTCGCGCAGGACGACGCGCACATCTACTGCATGGAGAGCCAGATCACCGACGAGGTGCGGCGCTTCGTGCAGCTGTTGGATCGCGTCTACAAGGCGGTGGGCCTCACCTACGCGGTGAAGCTGTCCACGCGCCCCGAGCAGCGCCTGGGCGACGACTCCCTCTGGGACCGCGCGGAGGGCGGCCTCAAGGCGGCCCTGGAGTCGCTGGGCCTGGCGTACGAGCTGGCCCCCGGCGACGGCGCCTTCTACGGCCCGAAGATCGACTTCGCGGTCTCCGACAGCATCGGCCGTAAGTGGCAGTTGGGCACCATGCAGCTGGACTACCTGGCCCCGGAGCGCTTCGACCTCACCTACGTGGGCGAGGACAACGCCGAGCACCGCCCGGTGGTCCTCCACCGCGCCATCTTCGGCTCCTTCGAGCGCTTCACCGCCATCCTCATCGAGCACTTCGCAGGCGCCTTCCCCGCGTGGCTTGCCCCCGTGCAGGCGACCATCGTCACCGTGGCGGACCGTCAGCTGGACTACGCCCGCAAGGTGCGTGACGACCTGCGCGCCAAGGGCTTCCGCGTGGAGCTGGACGAGCGCGGCATGACGCTCAACG
The sequence above is drawn from the Corallococcus sp. NCRR genome and encodes:
- a CDS encoding uracil-DNA glycosylase; the encoded protein is MTKLEKLHQEIIACRACPRLVAWREEVARVKRRAYRDWDYWGKPVPGFGDPKARLIIVGLAPAAHGANRTGRMFTGDRSGDFLYAGLQRAGFANQGHSEHRNDGLKLTDAFIVAAGRCAPPDNKPLPEELARCAPFLDREMALLPGRVLLALGAIGWNAALASAARTGGPLPTPRPAFGHGAEFRLPDGRWLVGSYHVSQQNTQTGRLTPAMFDAVMKRVRALLES
- the thrS gene encoding threonine--tRNA ligase, yielding MSESITVTLPDGSQKQTARGTTIADFVKGSIGVGLAKAALFARVNGQDMDLARTLDEDAKLQIFTSKSPEGLDLIRHDAAHVVASAVQKLFPGTQVTIGPATEEGFYYDFFREKPFTPEELEKIEAAANAELKQDMPFVRTEISMEDAIKLFEEKGEKFKVEIVKDIAAKGAKTLTLYTHGDWVDFCLGPHAPSTGKIGVIKILSSSGAYWRGDHRNPMLQRVYGTAFFDKKALDAYLTRIEEARKRDHRKLGKELDLFHFHPYSPGAAFWTPKGTALYQTLSDWMRSLTAGDGYVEIKTPLMFNKGLWETSGHWGKYKENMFLVLDSESGEHDFSLKPMNCPSHHLFYGFKKHSYRDLPLRLHTQDVLHRNEAAGSLGGLTRVRQFAQDDAHIYCMESQITDEVRRFVQLLDRVYKAVGLTYAVKLSTRPEQRLGDDSLWDRAEGGLKAALESLGLAYELAPGDGAFYGPKIDFAVSDSIGRKWQLGTMQLDYLAPERFDLTYVGEDNAEHRPVVLHRAIFGSFERFTAILIEHFAGAFPAWLAPVQATIVTVADRQLDYARKVRDDLRAKGFRVELDERGMTLNAKIREAQMQKVPFTLVVGDNEVEAGAVAPRRYGGEDLKTMNAADFEALLAKEAALP